One genomic segment of Stigmatopora argus isolate UIUO_Sarg chromosome 1, RoL_Sarg_1.0, whole genome shotgun sequence includes these proteins:
- the kif1b gene encoding kinesin-like protein KIF1B isoform X12, protein MSGASVKVAVRVRPFNSRETSKDSKCIIQMQGNSTTILNPKAPKEPAKNFSFDYSYWSHTTPQDPCFAAQNQVYNDIGKEMLQHAFEGYNVCIFAYGQTGAGKSYTMMGKQEEGQEGIIPMLCEDLFEKINAHNNKEELSYSVEVSYMEIYCERVRDLLNPKNKGNLRVREHPLLGPYVEDLSKLAVTSYTDIADLMDAGNKARTVAATNMNETSSRSHAVFTIVFTQKKHDSETDLSTEKVSKISLVDLAGSERADSTGATGTRLKEGANINKSLTTLGKVISALAEVDNSTSKSKKKKKSDFIPYRDSVLTWLLRENLGGNSRTAMVAALSPADINYDETLSTLRYADRAKNIKCNAVINEDPNNKLVRDLKDEVARLKELLRAQGLGDILDIDPQGDDCPGSEIKCDSAQSFRMPLLSCHTEVQSFRPKDLKDIQNNKNRYLIASENQRPGHFSTAPIGSLTTSPSSGSLSSQGALQSVTSIQERIMSTPGGEEAIERLKESEKIIAELNETWEEKLRKTEAIRMEREALLAEMGVAIREDGGTLGVFSPKKLSHENPFDDQFDCFPNKLLNEKPCDLYTDFNGVFSPKKTPHLVNLNEDPLMSECLLYYIKDGVTRVGQADAERRQDIVLSGAHIKEEHCIFRSERNANGNVIVMLVPCEGSETYVNGKRVEDSIQLRSGNRIIMGKNHVFRFNHPEQARAEREKTPSAETPVEPVDWTFAQRELLEKQGIDMKQEMEKRLTEMEILYKKEKEEADQLLEQQRLVYESKLQELQKQVETRSQVAETPDEEELEEEEEEGEVPWTEHEFNLAQWAFRKWRFHQFTSLRDQLWGNAVYLKEANAISVELKKKVQFQFVLLTDTLYSPLPPELLPPEPEKERDSRPFPRTVVAVEVQDLKNGATHYWSLEKLKQRLDQMREMYDRAGEMASTHQEDGGEGTLTGNDPFYDRFHWFKLVGSSPIFNGCVNEHLTERTPSPTFSTTDSEITELADERQSETSDLMDDEAFVDDTSSDAGTEEGSDIFSDGQDPFYDRSPWFILVGRAFVYLSNLLYPVPLVHRVAIVTEKGDVRGFLRVGVQAIAADEEAPDYGSGVRQSGTAKISFDDDYFKKNDFPSTAMTHSGLSLEELRIVEGQGQSSEVNTPLEELNRINDMELKLGKIPESKLPCGDMLPGQLEIGSTFTFRVTVLQTTGVPPEYADIFCQFNFLHRHDEAFSTEPLKNTGKGTPLGFYHVQNISVEVTESFIEYIKTKPIVFEVFGHYQTHPLHLHGQDLISPPTTSRKYYPIPMPLSRPVPATKLNTITKSNLGQCVSKYDLLVWFEISELEPTGEYIPAIVDHSAAMPCHGTYLLHQGIQRRITVTLIHEKGSELHWKDVRELVVGRIRSKAEVDERAADAVLSLNIISAKNIKSSHNSNRLSIDKDIDRTFYRFEAVWDSSLHNSLLLNRVTPYGEKIYMTLSAYLELDHCIQPAIITKDICMVFYSRDAKISPPRSLRNLFGSGYSKTPDCNRVTGIYELSLCKMSDSGSPGMQRRRRKVLDTSVAYVRGEENLAGWRPRGDSLILEHQWELEKMEQLHEVEKTRHLLLLRDKLGETSPVGSAPTTKSLSEFLSPSLSSGTLSTSTSISSQISSTTFESAITPSESSGYDSADIESLVDREKELATKCLHLLTHTFNNEYNQLVNSISDCKLSDISPIGRDLSMTSFSSATLTPSSTCPSLSDSRCGSVEQKTPENCSRASSPSCSDYENFPMVPSLEVSYLARAGKNEFLNLVPDIEEMRPGSVVSKKGFLSFMEPRSNSWVKHFVVVRRPYVFIYNTDKDPVERGVLNLSTAQVEYSEDQQAMLKTPNTFAVCTKHRGILLQANNEKDMNDWLYAFNPLLAGTIRSKLARRRSGLIKN, encoded by the exons CTATTCTTAACCCTAAAGCTCCAAAAGAACCAGCAAAGAACTTCAGTTTTGATTACTCCTACTGGTCCCACACGACA CCGCAAGACCCCTGCTTTGCCGCACAGAACCAAGTGTACAATGACATTGGCAAGGAAATGCTGCAGCATGCCTTTGAGGGGtacaatgtgtgcatttttgcaTATGGCCAGACTGGAGCTGGCAAATCCTACACCATGATGGGCAAACAGGAGGAGGGCCAAGAAGGAATTATTCCCATG CTCTGTGAAGATCTATTTGAGAAAATCAATGCACATAATAACAAAGAGGAGCTCTCCTATTCTGTAGAG GTCAGCTACATGGAAATCTATTGTGAGCGAGTGAGAGATCTGCTCAATCCCAAGAACAAAGGGAATCTCCGAGTGAGAGAACATCCACTTTTGGGCCCTTATGTGGAGGACCTTTCCAAGCTTGCCGTTACGTCTTACACAGACATTGCTGACTTAATGGATGCTGGCAATAAGGCCAG AACTGTGGCTGCCACCAATATGAATGAGACCAGCAGCAGGTCACATGCAGTTTTTAccattgttttcacacagaaAAAACACGACAGCGAGACAGACCTTTCTACTGAAAAG GTCAGCAAAATTAGTCTTGTGGACTTGGCAGGAAGTGAACGAGCAGATTCCACTGGTGCTACAGGCACCAGGCTGAAG GAAGGCGCAAACATTAACAAGTCCCTGACTACGTTAGGAAAGGTCATATCTGCCCTTGCTGAAGTG GATAACTCGACCAGCAAG agcaaaaagaagaagaagtcaGACTTCATTCCATACAGGGACTCCGTTTTGACATGGCTCCTAAGGGAAAATCTCG gtGGAAACTCCAGAACCGCAATGGTTGCTGCACTCAGTCCTGCTGATATCAATTATGATGAAACGCTGAGTACACTGCG CTATGCCGATCGCGCAAAGAACATCAAATGCAATGCTGTTATTAATGAGGATCCCAACAATAAACTGGTGCGTGATCTGAAGGATGAAGTTGCTCGACTGAAGGAGCTGCTGCGTGCACAAGGACTGGGAGATATCTTGGACA TTGATCCTCAGGGGGATGATTGCCCAGGAAGTGAAatcaaat GTGACAGTGCTCAAAGCTTTAGAATGCCACTGCTCAGTTGTCACACTGAGGTTCAGAGCTTCAGACCAAAAG ACCTCAAAGACATTCAGAACAATAAGAATAGATACTTGATAGCCTCAGAGAACCAACGCCCTGGCCATTTCTCCACAGCCCCTATCGGTTCCCTGACAACCTCCCCATCCTCTGGCTCACTGAGCAGCCAGGGGGCCCTCCAGTCGGTTACCAGCATCCAGGAGCGCATCATGTCCACTCCTGGTGGAGAGGAAGCTATTGAAAGGCTCAAG GAATCTGAAAAGATCATTGCTGAGCTCAATGAAACCTGGGAAGAGAAGCTTCGGAAGACCGAGGCAATCCGAATGGAGAG GGAAGCATTACTTGCAGAAATGGGCGTGGCAATCCGAGAAGATGGAGGCACTTTGGGggttttttctcctaaaaag CTCAGCCATGAGAATCCATTTGATGATCAATTTGATTGTTTTCCAAACAAG CTTTTGAATGAGAAGCCTTGTGATCTGTATACAGACTTTAATGGGGTCTTCTCCCCAAAGAAG ACTCCTCACCTGGTTAACTTGAACGAGGATCCCCTCATGTCTGAGTGCCTGCTGTATTACATCAAGGACGGAGTTACAAG GGTCGGACAGGCTGATGCTGAAAGACGGCAGGATATTGTCTTGAGTGGTGCTCATATCAAGGAGGAGCACTGTATTTTCCGTAGCGAGAGGAACGCCAATGGCAATG TGATCGTCATGCTTGTCCCCTGTGAGGGATCAGAGACCTACGTCAATGGCAAGCGTGTTGAGGACTCAATCCAACTGCGTTCAG GAAACCGTATTATTATGGGAAAAAATCACGTGTTCCGCTTTAACCACCCTGAGCAAGCCAGGGCAGAAAGGGAAAAAACGCCATCGGCCGAGACCCCCGTTGAACCGGTAGACTGGACCTTTGCTCAGAGGGAGTTGCTGGAGAAACAAGGCATAGATATGAAACAGGAAATGGAGAAAAG GCTAACTGAGATGGAAATCCTTTATAAGAAGGAGAAGGAAGAAGCCGACCAACTTCTTGAACAGCAGAGGCTG GTTTATGAGAGCAAACTGCAGGAACTTCAGAAACAGGTTGAGACGCGTTCACAGGTTGCCGAAACGCCTGATGAGGAAGAgctagaggaggaggaggaggaaggggaaG TGCCGTGGACTGAGCACGAGTTCAACCTCGCTCAATGGGCCTTCAGGAAGTGGCGATTCCACCAGTTCACATCGCTCCGGGACCAGCTTTGGGGAAACGCCGTCTACCTGAAGGAGGCTAATGCTATCAGTGTGGAACTTAAAAAGAAA GTACAGTTCCAGTTTGTCTTATTGACGGACACACTGTATTCGCCACTGCCCCCCGAGCTCTTACCACCGGAACCTGAAAAAGAACGCGATTCCAGGCCATTTCCTCGCACCGTGGTGGCCGTTGAGGTCCAAGACCTAAAGAATGGAGCCACACACTACTGGTCCCTGGAGAAACTCAA gcagCGTCTGGACCAGATGCGTGAGATGTATGACCGTGCAGGAGAAATGGCTTCAACGCATCAAGAGGATGGCGGAGAAGGCACtttgacaggaaatgaccccTTCTATGATCGCTTCCATTGGTTCAAGCTTGTAGGGAG CTCCCCTATCTTCAACGGTTGCGTAAACGAGCATCTGACCGAACGCACGCCTTCGCCCACCTTCTCCACCACCGACTCTGAGATCACCGAGTTGGCGGACGAGCGGCAGAGCGAGACGTCTGACTTGATGGACGACGAGGCCTTCGTGGATGATACCAGCTCAGACGCCGGCACGGAGGAGGGCTCGGATATCTTCAGCGATGGCCAGGACCCCTTCTATGACCGCTCCCCCTGGTTCATCCTGGTGGGAAG AGCTTTCGTGTACCTGAGCAACCTGCTATACCCTGTTCCATTGGTTCATCGTGTTGCCATAGTAACAGAGAAAGGTGACGTGCGAGGATTCTTGCGTGTGGGGGTTCAAGCCATAGCTG CTGATGAGGAAGCCCCTGACTATGGGTCTGGGGTGCGACAGTCTGGAACCGCCAAGATCTCCTTTGATGATGACTACTTTAAGAAA AATGATTTCCCATCCACAGCAATGACCCACTCTGGCTTATCGTTAGAAGAGTTACGTATTGTGGAGGGTCAGGGTCAGAGTTCAGAGGTCAACACCCCATTAGAGGAGCTCAACAGAATTAATGACATGG AACTCAAATTGGGAAAAATTCCAGAGAGTAAGCTTCCTTGTGGCGACATGCTACCAGGCCAGCTGGAGATAGGCAGCACCTTCACCTTCCGCGTGACCGTACTCCAGACCACTGGTGTTCCGCCTGAATATGCGGATATCTTCTGCCAGTTCAA TTTCTTGCATCGTCATGATGAAGCGTTTTCCACGGAGCCCTTGAAAAACACTGGCAAAGGCACACCGTTGGGATTTTATCATGTCCAAAAC ATTTCAGTGGAGGTGACCGAGTCCTTTATCGAATACATAAAGACCAAACCCATCGTGTTCGAAGTGTTCGGCCACTACCAGACACACCCGTTGCATCTTCATGGCCAGGACCTCATCAG TCCTCCAACAACATCCAGGAAATATTATCCGATTCCAATGCCACTATCTAGACCTG TCCCAGCCACCAAGTTGAACACGATCACCAAGTCCAACCTGGGCCAGTGCGTCAGCAAGTATGACCTCCTCGTCTGGTTTGAGATCAGTGAGCTGGAACCCACTGGAGA ATACATACCAGCTATAGTGGATCACAGTGCGGCGATGCCTTGCCATGGAACATACCTGCTGCACCAG GGGATCCAGCGCCGGATCACTGTGACTCTCATCCACGAAAAGGGTAGCGAGCTCCACTGGAAAGATGTACGCGAACTGGTTGTGG GTCGTATTAGGAGCAAAGCCGAAGTGGACGAACGTGCTGCTGATGCCGTCTTGTCACTTAACATCATTTCTGCCAAGAATATTAAATCGTCCCACAATTCCAACAG GCTGTCTATTGATAAAGATATTGATAG GACCTTCTACCGCTTTGAGGCAGTTTGGGACAGCTCCTTGCACAACTCCCTCCTTCTAAATCGAGTCACTCCTTATGGAGAGAAGATCTATATGACGCTGTCAGCTTATCTGGAG CTTGACCACTGCATACAGCCTGCCATCATCACCAAGGACATCTGCATGGTTTTCTACTCCCGAGATGCAAAGATTTCCCCTCCCCGTTCTCTCAGGAACCTTTTCGGGAGCGGGTATTCTAAAACCCCGGACTG CAACCGTGTCACTGGAATCTACGAGTTGAGTTTGTGCAAGATGTCCGATTCTGGAAGCCCAG GAATGCAGCGTCGAAGGAGGAAGGTCTTGGACACATCAGTGGCGTATGTGCGTGGGGAGGAGAACCTGGCTGGTTGGAGGCCAAGGGGAGACAGTCTCATCCTGGAACATCAATGGGAGCTGGAGAAAATGGAGCAGCTACATGAG GTGGAAAAGACCCGTCACCTCCTCCTGCTGAGAGACAAGTTGGGAGAAACGTCCCCTGTGGGATCAGCGCCAACAACAAAGTCCCTAAGCGAGTTTTTGTCTCCAAGCTTGAGCTCGGGCACCCTGTCCACCTCCACTTCCATCTCCTCGCAAATCTCCAGCACCACCTTTGAAAGTGCCATCACGCCCAGTGAGAGCAGCGGCTACGACTCTGCTGACATTGAGAGCCTGGTGGATCGTGAGAAGGAGCTGGCCACTAAG TGCCTCCACCTCCTGACTCATACCTTCAACAACGAATACAACCAGTTGGTGAACAGCATCAGTGACTGCAAG CTCTCTGACATCTCTCCCATCGGACGTGACCTGTCGATGACAAGCTTCAGCAGCGCCACACTCACCCCTTCCTCCACCTGCCCTTCTCTCTCAGACTCTCGTTGCGGCTCTGTAGAACAGAA GACTCCAGAGAATTGTTCCCGTGCGTCCAGCCCATCCTGCTCAGACTATGAAAACTTTCCCATGGTTCCCAGCCTTGAGGTGTCATACCTAGCACGTGCTGGGAAGAACGAGTTCCTCAACTTAGTGCCTGATATCGAAGAAATGAGACCGGG ATCTGTTGTGTCCAAGAAGGGCTTCCTAAGCTTCATGGAACCACGCTCCAACTCGTGGGTGAAGCATTTTGTAGTCGTTCGTCGACCTTACGTCTTCATCTACAACACTGACAAGGATCCGGTGGAACGGGGGGTCCTCAACCTTTCCACAGCACAAGTGGAATACAGTGAAGACCAGCAGGCCATGCTTAAG ACACCCAACACATTTGCTGTGTGCACAAAGCATCGAGGTATCCTCCTGCAGGCCAACAATGAGAAAGATATGAATGACTGGCTCTACGCATTTAACCCTCTGCTCGCGGGAACGATAAG GTCCAAGCTGGCGAGGAGGCGCAGCGGCCTCATCAAGAACTGA